One Rissa tridactyla isolate bRisTri1 chromosome 4, bRisTri1.patW.cur.20221130, whole genome shotgun sequence DNA window includes the following coding sequences:
- the HSD17B2 gene encoding 17-beta-hydroxysteroid dehydrogenase type 2 isoform X2 produces MYFKRIKHIAVNFFPEANACYIMSIPSAVNHYPASISFRRWSCQAGGIRGSDTGIGHALAKYLDSLGFVVFAGVLNKDGPGAEELRRTCSRRLSLLQLDITNATQVKKAYLKVSEKVQNTGLWGVVNNAGILGFPADGELLPMSTYRQCMEVNFFGAVEVSKTFLPLLRKSQGRLVNMSSMAGGIPLPRYAAYGASKAALSMFSGVMRQELSKWGIKVAAIHPSGFRTGIQGTSDLWDKKEKELMENLPEDTRQDYGEDYVLGLKSYLLHMPAYCDADLSPVLNAILHALLAKRPHGLYTPGKGAYLPLCVFCYFPLWFYDFFISKMLSTEPVPRALRTSAAESKNL; encoded by the exons ATGTACTTTAAACGTATAAAACATatagcagttaatttttttcctgaagccaaCGCCTGCTACATCATGTCCATTCCCAGTGCTGTCAATCATTATCCAGCCAGCATATCGTTCAGAAGGTGGAGCTGTCAGGCAGGAGGAATAAGAG GAAGCGACACTGGGATTGGACATGCACTGGCTAAATACCTGGACAGCTTAGGTTTTGTTGTGTTTGCTGGGGTTTTGAATAAGGACGGACCTGGAGCTGAGGAACTGAGACGGACCTGTTCTCGGAGACTCTCTCTCCTGCAGCTGGATATAACCAATGCCACCCAAGTCAAGAAAGCCTATCTAAAAGTCTCAGAGAAGGTGCAAAATACAG ggCTCTGGGGAGTCGTGAACAACGCGGGCATCCTGGGCTTCCCTGCTGACGGCGAGCTGCTCCCCATGAGCACGTACAGGCAATGCATGGAGGTGAATTTCTTTGGGGCTGTAGAGGTATCCAAGACCTTCTTACCATTACTTCGGAAATCCCAGGGGAGGCTGGTTAACATGTCCAGCATGGCAG GAGGCATTCCACTACCGAGGTATGCTGCATACGGTGCATCAAAAGCAGCTCTGTCCATGTTTTCGGGAGTAATGAGGCAAGAGCTTTCCAAATGGGGAATTAAAGTTGCTGCAATTCATCCATCAGGCTTCCGAACAG GTATACAAGGCACATCTGACCTGTGggataagaaagaaaaggaactgaTGGAGAACCTTCCAGAAGACACAAGGCAAGACTATGGTGAGGACTACGTCCTGGGGCTGAAGAGCTACCTCCTGCACATGCCCGCGTACTGCGATGCCGACCTGTCCCCCGTGCTGAACGCTATCCTGCACGCCTTGCTGGCCAAGAGACCACACGGCTTGTACACCCCTGGCAAAGGGGCTTACCTGCCCCTCTGCGTCTTCTGCTACTTTCCTCTCTGGTTCTATGACTTTTTCATTAGCAAGATGCTGAGTACGGAGCCTGTCCCAAGGGCGCTGAGAAcatcagcagctgaaagcaaGAATCTCTAA
- the HSD17B2 gene encoding 17-beta-hydroxysteroid dehydrogenase type 2 isoform X1, whose translation MDALAGSPLGWLCVGVTVLFGMTVLCMAKKSPAEKAKALVQSLLPASLGLLCVAALGAGGGLVVFCAVSLVSSAYLGGRMLLPVGDKAVLITGSDTGIGHALAKYLDSLGFVVFAGVLNKDGPGAEELRRTCSRRLSLLQLDITNATQVKKAYLKVSEKVQNTGLWGVVNNAGILGFPADGELLPMSTYRQCMEVNFFGAVEVSKTFLPLLRKSQGRLVNMSSMAGGIPLPRYAAYGASKAALSMFSGVMRQELSKWGIKVAAIHPSGFRTGIQGTSDLWDKKEKELMENLPEDTRQDYGEDYVLGLKSYLLHMPAYCDADLSPVLNAILHALLAKRPHGLYTPGKGAYLPLCVFCYFPLWFYDFFISKMLSTEPVPRALRTSAAESKNL comes from the exons ATGGATGCTCTTGCTGGCAGTCCCCTTGGATGGCTCTGCGTGGGTGTCACCGTGCTTTTTGGGATGACCGTCCTCTGCATGGCCAAGAAGAGCCCGGCAGAGAAAGCAAAGGCGCTGGTCCAGAGCCTCCTGCCCGCCTCGCTGGGGCTGCTGTGCGTGGCCGcgctgggggctggtggggggctggTGGTGTTCTGCGCCGTGAGCCTGGTCTCCTCCGCGTACCTGGGCGGCAGGATGCTGCTGCCCGTGGGCGACAAAGCTGTGCTCATCACAG GAAGCGACACTGGGATTGGACATGCACTGGCTAAATACCTGGACAGCTTAGGTTTTGTTGTGTTTGCTGGGGTTTTGAATAAGGACGGACCTGGAGCTGAGGAACTGAGACGGACCTGTTCTCGGAGACTCTCTCTCCTGCAGCTGGATATAACCAATGCCACCCAAGTCAAGAAAGCCTATCTAAAAGTCTCAGAGAAGGTGCAAAATACAG ggCTCTGGGGAGTCGTGAACAACGCGGGCATCCTGGGCTTCCCTGCTGACGGCGAGCTGCTCCCCATGAGCACGTACAGGCAATGCATGGAGGTGAATTTCTTTGGGGCTGTAGAGGTATCCAAGACCTTCTTACCATTACTTCGGAAATCCCAGGGGAGGCTGGTTAACATGTCCAGCATGGCAG GAGGCATTCCACTACCGAGGTATGCTGCATACGGTGCATCAAAAGCAGCTCTGTCCATGTTTTCGGGAGTAATGAGGCAAGAGCTTTCCAAATGGGGAATTAAAGTTGCTGCAATTCATCCATCAGGCTTCCGAACAG GTATACAAGGCACATCTGACCTGTGggataagaaagaaaaggaactgaTGGAGAACCTTCCAGAAGACACAAGGCAAGACTATGGTGAGGACTACGTCCTGGGGCTGAAGAGCTACCTCCTGCACATGCCCGCGTACTGCGATGCCGACCTGTCCCCCGTGCTGAACGCTATCCTGCACGCCTTGCTGGCCAAGAGACCACACGGCTTGTACACCCCTGGCAAAGGGGCTTACCTGCCCCTCTGCGTCTTCTGCTACTTTCCTCTCTGGTTCTATGACTTTTTCATTAGCAAGATGCTGAGTACGGAGCCTGTCCCAAGGGCGCTGAGAAcatcagcagctgaaagcaaGAATCTCTAA